Proteins encoded together in one Camelina sativa cultivar DH55 chromosome 9, Cs, whole genome shotgun sequence window:
- the LOC104712739 gene encoding uncharacterized protein LOC104712739 isoform X2, giving the protein MQTLLSQPCKSLLPILTASSSIRSSGGDVRECINFKASEKASQFRFCETLIPFRFRSFAICRDFAVRGAYGIRFCSRDGVENGGIVAEEEEELELLNKPSPVSKSENEKENGKADDDEILKPFLKFFKPEEGEGDESEEVSEEEEETGRVSVEYYEPKQGDFVVGVVVSGNENKLDVSIGADMLGTMLTKEILPLYDKELDYLLCDLKYDAEEFLVNGKMGIVKDGDDDGGVEIAEFAKQGRPVVEIGTFVFAEVLGRTLSGRPLLSSRRYFRRIAWHRVRQIKQLNEPIEVKITEWNTGGLLTRIEGLRAFIPKQELVKKVNSFTELKENVGRRLFVQITRLNEDKNDLILSEKVAWEKLYLKEGTLLEGTVVRILPYGAQVKLGDSSRSGLLHISNITRRRIGSVSDVLQVDESVKVLVVKSLFPDKISLSIADLESEPGLLISDKEKVFTEAEAMAKKYREKMPSVATSPISDRPPITSSFPQGKDEEIYANWDWFKFESQ; this is encoded by the exons atgcaaacgcTTCTCAGTCAGCCATGTAAGTCTCTTCTTCCTATACTCACTGCTTCGTCGTCGATTCGTAGCTCCGGTGGTGATGTGAGAGAATGTATCAATTTTAAAGCATCGGAGAAAGCTTCGCAGTTTCGATTTtgcgaaaccctaatccctttTCGGTTTCGTAGTTTCGCAATTTGTCGAGATTTCGCTGTTCGTGGAGCTTATGGGATTAGATTCTGCTCACGAGACGGTGTTGAAAACGGAGGAATCGTtgctgaggaagaggaggagctTGAGTTATTGAACAAACCGAGTCCTGTATCGAAATCAGAGAATGAGAAGGAGAATGGTAAAGCAGACGATGACGAGATTCTGAAGCCGTTTTTGAAATTCTTCAAAccggaagaaggagaaggagatgagTCGGAAGAAGTAtccgaggaagaggaggagactGGTAGAGTCAGTGTAGAGTATTACGAACCTAAACAAGGTGATTTTGTGGTTGGTGTTGTGGTTTCAGGTAATGAGAATAAGCTTGATGTGAGTATAGGTGCTGATATGTTGGGAACTATGTTGACGAAAGAGATACTTCCTTTGTATGATAAAGAGTTGGATTACTTGTTGTGTGATTTGAAGTATGATGCTGAAGAGTTTTTGGTTAATGGGAAAATGGGGATTGTTaaggatggtgatgatgatggtggtgttGAGATTGCGGAATTTGCTAAGCAAGGTAGACCGGTTGTGGAGATTGGGACTTTTGTTTTCGCTGAGGTTTTAGGGAGGACGTTGAGTGGGAGACCTTTGCTTTCTTCTAGACGTTATTTTCGGAGGATAGCTTGGCATCGTGTGAGGCAG ATTAAGCAACTTAATGAGCCTATTGAAGTTAAGATAACTGAGTGGAATACAGGAGGGCTTCTCACCAGAATTGAG GGTTTGAGAGCTTTTATTCCGAAGCAGGAACTGGTGAAGAAAGTGAACAGTTTCACCGAGTTGAAGGAAAAC GTGGGTCGTAGACTCTTTGTGCAGATTACGCGGTTGAACGAAGACAAAAACGACTTGATACTGAGTGAAAAAGTAGCCTGG GAGAAGCTGTACCTTAAAGAAGGAACACTCTTAGAAGGAACAGTTGTCAGAATCTTACCATATGGAGCTCAAGTCAAACTCGGGGATAGTAGCAGAAG TGGACTGCTACACATTTCAAACATAACTCGCAGAAGAATTGGATCGGTAAGCGATGTGCTTCAGGTGGACGAAAGCGTGAAGGTTCTGGTTGTGAAATCTCTATTTCCAGACAAGATTTCTCTCAG CATTGCAGATCTTGAAAGCGAACCGGGTTTGCTCATCTCAGACAAAGAG AAAGTGTTTACAGAGGCTGAAGCGATGGCAAAGAAGTATAGAGAAAAGATGCCTTCAGTGGCTACAAGCCCGATTTCTGATCGTCCTCCAATCACAAGCAGTTTCCCTCAGGGCAAGGATGAAGAAATCTATGCTAACTGGGACTGGTTCAAGTTTGAGAGTCAGTAG
- the LOC104712739 gene encoding uncharacterized protein LOC104712739 isoform X1: protein MQTLLSQPCKSLLPILTASSSIRSSGGDVRECINFKASEKASQFRFCETLIPFRFRSFAICRDFAVRGAYGIRFCSRDGVENGGIVAEEEEELELLNKPSPVSKSENEKENGKADDDEILKPFLKFFKPEEGEGDESEEVSEEEEETGRVSVEYYEPKQGDFVVGVVVSGNENKLDVSIGADMLGTMLTKEILPLYDKELDYLLCDLKYDAEEFLVNGKMGIVKDGDDDGGVEIAEFAKQGRPVVEIGTFVFAEVLGRTLSGRPLLSSRRYFRRIAWHRVRQIKQLNEPIEVKITEWNTGGLLTRIEGLRAFIPKQELVKKVNSFTELKENVKQEFLSSTVGRRLFVQITRLNEDKNDLILSEKVAWEKLYLKEGTLLEGTVVRILPYGAQVKLGDSSRSGLLHISNITRRRIGSVSDVLQVDESVKVLVVKSLFPDKISLSIADLESEPGLLISDKEKVFTEAEAMAKKYREKMPSVATSPISDRPPITSSFPQGKDEEIYANWDWFKFESQ, encoded by the exons atgcaaacgcTTCTCAGTCAGCCATGTAAGTCTCTTCTTCCTATACTCACTGCTTCGTCGTCGATTCGTAGCTCCGGTGGTGATGTGAGAGAATGTATCAATTTTAAAGCATCGGAGAAAGCTTCGCAGTTTCGATTTtgcgaaaccctaatccctttTCGGTTTCGTAGTTTCGCAATTTGTCGAGATTTCGCTGTTCGTGGAGCTTATGGGATTAGATTCTGCTCACGAGACGGTGTTGAAAACGGAGGAATCGTtgctgaggaagaggaggagctTGAGTTATTGAACAAACCGAGTCCTGTATCGAAATCAGAGAATGAGAAGGAGAATGGTAAAGCAGACGATGACGAGATTCTGAAGCCGTTTTTGAAATTCTTCAAAccggaagaaggagaaggagatgagTCGGAAGAAGTAtccgaggaagaggaggagactGGTAGAGTCAGTGTAGAGTATTACGAACCTAAACAAGGTGATTTTGTGGTTGGTGTTGTGGTTTCAGGTAATGAGAATAAGCTTGATGTGAGTATAGGTGCTGATATGTTGGGAACTATGTTGACGAAAGAGATACTTCCTTTGTATGATAAAGAGTTGGATTACTTGTTGTGTGATTTGAAGTATGATGCTGAAGAGTTTTTGGTTAATGGGAAAATGGGGATTGTTaaggatggtgatgatgatggtggtgttGAGATTGCGGAATTTGCTAAGCAAGGTAGACCGGTTGTGGAGATTGGGACTTTTGTTTTCGCTGAGGTTTTAGGGAGGACGTTGAGTGGGAGACCTTTGCTTTCTTCTAGACGTTATTTTCGGAGGATAGCTTGGCATCGTGTGAGGCAG ATTAAGCAACTTAATGAGCCTATTGAAGTTAAGATAACTGAGTGGAATACAGGAGGGCTTCTCACCAGAATTGAG GGTTTGAGAGCTTTTATTCCGAAGCAGGAACTGGTGAAGAAAGTGAACAGTTTCACCGAGTTGAAGGAAAACGTAAAGCAAGAGTTTCTTTCTTCCACT GTGGGTCGTAGACTCTTTGTGCAGATTACGCGGTTGAACGAAGACAAAAACGACTTGATACTGAGTGAAAAAGTAGCCTGG GAGAAGCTGTACCTTAAAGAAGGAACACTCTTAGAAGGAACAGTTGTCAGAATCTTACCATATGGAGCTCAAGTCAAACTCGGGGATAGTAGCAGAAG TGGACTGCTACACATTTCAAACATAACTCGCAGAAGAATTGGATCGGTAAGCGATGTGCTTCAGGTGGACGAAAGCGTGAAGGTTCTGGTTGTGAAATCTCTATTTCCAGACAAGATTTCTCTCAG CATTGCAGATCTTGAAAGCGAACCGGGTTTGCTCATCTCAGACAAAGAG AAAGTGTTTACAGAGGCTGAAGCGATGGCAAAGAAGTATAGAGAAAAGATGCCTTCAGTGGCTACAAGCCCGATTTCTGATCGTCCTCCAATCACAAGCAGTTTCCCTCAGGGCAAGGATGAAGAAATCTATGCTAACTGGGACTGGTTCAAGTTTGAGAGTCAGTAG
- the LOC104712738 gene encoding uncharacterized protein LOC104712738 encodes MRLHSAITLRNFFTRKPLRIPQNLSIISSSPVTINSLGDVSGPSPSHYSKSSLSEPSSSYTSSRILRIPNASFSKSFLENQRSFSTDSSSGGGGSPPDVNKVVDEINLKFAEAREEIEMAMDSKETVYFNEEAECARAAVTEVLEMFEGLLGKVTEKEKASLQRSMGLKIEQLKAELQQLNE; translated from the coding sequence ATGCGTCTTCACTCAGCAATTACTCTCCGGAACTTCTTCACCAGAAAGCCTCTCCGAATCCCTCAGAATCTAAGCATTATATCTTCTTCTCCGGTTACCATAAACTCACTCGGCGATGTCTCAGGTCCATCACCGTCTCACTATTCGAAATCAAGTCTCTCagaaccatcatcatcatatactaGCTCACGAATTCTCCGTATCCCAAACGCGTCATTCTCCAAGTCTTTCCTCGAGAATCAGAGGAGTTTCAGCACCGACTCTAGCAGCGGCGGCGGCGGCTCACCGCCAGATGTGAACAAGGTAGTTGACGAGATCAATCTCAAGTTCGCTGAAGCTCGTGAGGAGATCGAAATGGCGATGGATTCGAAGGAGACGGTTTACTTCAACGAAGAAGCAGAGTGCGCGAGAGCCGCCGTGACTGAGGTTTTGGAGATGTTTGAAGGTTTGCTCGGGAAAgtaacagagaaagagaaagcttcTCTACAGCGATCCATGGGACTCAAGATCGAACAGCTCAAAGCTGAGCTTCAACAGCTTAACGAATGA
- the LOC104712740 gene encoding uncharacterized protein LOC104712740 translates to MDPTVPPSRTKPLTVFKMGLASASIRLASLASRSKRKLFRWTACYGSGYEPVIHLQNDRTVMMMMNNGGIYEPNEGEPSMLLSGDQRRGPLWQKNILMGGKCQLPDFSGVILYDADGQVVPPAKNSLPLLTWK, encoded by the coding sequence ATGGATCCCACTGTTCCACCATCTCGAACAAAGCCCCTAACAGTTTTCAAGATGGGTTTAGCCTCCGCAAGCATCCGTTTGGCTAGCCTTGCTTCTCGTTCGAAGAGGAAACTTTTTCGTTGGACTGCATGTTATGGCTCTGGGTATGAACCTGTTATACATCTCCAAAACGATAGGactgtgatgatgatgatgaacaatggtggtATTTATGAGCCAAACGAAGGTGAACCGAGCATGCTCTTGAGTGGGGATCAGAGACGAGGACCGTTGTGGCAGAAGAACATTCTCATGGGAGGCAAATGCCAGCTTCCAGATTTCTCCGGTGTTATATTGTATGATGCTGATGGACAAGTTGTTCCTCCGGCCAAGAACTCTCTTCCTTTGCTCACCTGGAAGTAA
- the LOC104712741 gene encoding uncharacterized protein LOC104712741 yields MMALEKHIEKVLFSAEVIAERVGQLGSEITSDFPGESESPVFVGVATGACLFLADLVRRIDLPIAIDFIRAESYGSGTVSSGTPRISFDLKLDLTDKHVVLVEDIVDTGNTLNCLIEHLKAKKASSVSVCTLLDKPSRRKVHFELVGKGKFYIGFQCPDEFAVGYGMDFAEQYRNLSYIGVLKPEYYMN; encoded by the exons atgatggcgCTAGAGAAGCACATAGAGAAGGTGCTTTTTAGTGCCGAAGTAATAGCGGAGCGGGTGGGTCAGCTTGGATCCGAGATTACTTCTGATTTCCCCGGTGAATCGGAATCGCCTGTCTTCGTCGGTGTAGCTACTGGTGCTTGCCTCTTCTTGGCCGATCTCGTCAGACGAATCGACTTGCCTATCGCTATCGATTTCATTAGAGCTGAGTCTTATGGCTCTGGTACTGTCTCTAGTGGAACTCCCAGGATTTCATTTGACTTGAAGCTTGACCTCACGGACAAGCATGTAGTCTTG GTTGAGGACATTGTGGATACCGGCAATACACTCAACTGCTTGATCGAGCACTTGAAAGCGAAAAAGGCATCATCTGTTTCAGTTTGCACTCTACTAGACAAGCCATCTAGAAGAAAGGTTCATTTTGAGTTGGTTGGAAAGGGCAAATTCTACATTGGTTTTCAA TGTCCAGATGAATTTGCCGTGGGCTATGGCATGGACTTTGCAGAACAATACCGCAACCTATCTTACATTGGCGTATTGAAGCCTGAATATTACATGAATTGA
- the LOC104712742 gene encoding uncharacterized protein LOC104712742 isoform X1: MASTVFIALQCFECSTMQVKQKKKSSNKWVCVICNQKQSVKKVFAQGFKAKDLRFFVQSFNMSRKVSDEEALGIVDSEVDVKVEVDDEEVLDVREKKRSDWSEYLDCDSSNGCSRLTGEEEEDDVKIVTEMPKDMFKRPKLNKYSSPGGSSSVTGGGKKRDGYGLFKPPLPRRSVKKPDFCSDGVMMRKEDKEQRKLESESERVIKPASKWDAYLIDGEGEHQAPSFSLSKATTNVVKCVIFSVSVPFECVADAVRMRKEDIEQENLESERVTKPVSKWDAYLIDDEGEHQAPPRFGGKKGLKDDDVEEWDKAVMEMSTECQIVDEEVHPDFM; the protein is encoded by the exons ATGGCGAGTACAGTCTTCATCGCTCTACAATGTTTCGAGTGTTCAACGATGCAG gtgaagcagaagaagaagagtagcAACAAGTGGGTTTGTGTGATTTGTAATCAGAAACAATCAGTGAAAAAAGTGTTTGCTCAGGGTTTTAAGGCTAAGGATCTTCGTTTCTTCGTCCAATCGTTTAATATGTCTCGCAAAGTTAGCGATGAGGAGGCACTTGGTATTGTAGATTCTGAGGTTGATGTTAAAGTAGAGGTTGATGATGAGGAGGTTTTAGATGTTCGTGAGAAGAAGCGATCTGATTGGAGTGAGTATCTCGATTGTGATTCGTCAAATGGTTGCTCAAGATTaactggagaagaagaagaagacg ATGTGAAGATTGTGACTGAGATGCCCAAAGACATGTTCAAAAGGCCAAAGCTGAACAAATACTCTAGTCCTGGTGGTTCATCATCAGTGACAGGAGgtgggaagaagagagatggtTATGGCCTTTTCAAGCCTCCCTTACCTAGACGTAGCGTCAAAAAGCCAGATTTTTGTTCAG ATGGGGTTATGATGAGGAAGGAGGACAAAGAACAGAGAAAGCTAGAGTCAGAATCAGAAAGAGTTATTAAGCCAGCTTCAAAATGGGACGCCTACTTGATCGATGGCGAAGGTGAACACCAGGCACCTAGCTTTAGTTTGAGTAAAGCCACTACGAATGTTGTGAAATGTGTGATATTTTCAGTTAGTGTACCTTTTGAATGTGTTGCAGATGCAGTAAGGATGAGGAAGGAGGACATAGAACAGGAAAATCTAGAGTCAGAGAGAGTTACTAAGCCGGTTTCAAAATGGGACGCCTACTTGATCGATGACGAAGGAGAACACCAGGCACCACCACGATTTGGTGGAAAGAAGGGATTGAAGGATGATGATGTAGAAGAATGGGACAAAGCAGTAATGGAGATGAGTACGGAATGCCAGATAGTAGACGAGGAGGTACATCCAGATTTCATGTGA
- the LOC104712742 gene encoding UPF0544 protein C5orf45 homolog isoform X2, translated as MASTVFIALQCFECSTMQVKQKKKSSNKWVCVICNQKQSVKKVFAQGFKAKDLRFFVQSFNMSRKVSDEEALGIVDSEVDVKVEVDDEEVLDVREKKRSDWSEYLDCDSSNGCSRLTGEEEEDDVKIVTEMPKDMFKRPKLNKYSSPGGSSSVTGGGKKRDGYGLFKPPLPRRSVKKPDFCSDGVMMRKEDKEQRKLESESERVIKPASKWDAYLIDGEDAVRMRKEDIEQENLESERVTKPVSKWDAYLIDDEGEHQAPPRFGGKKGLKDDDVEEWDKAVMEMSTECQIVDEEVHPDFM; from the exons ATGGCGAGTACAGTCTTCATCGCTCTACAATGTTTCGAGTGTTCAACGATGCAG gtgaagcagaagaagaagagtagcAACAAGTGGGTTTGTGTGATTTGTAATCAGAAACAATCAGTGAAAAAAGTGTTTGCTCAGGGTTTTAAGGCTAAGGATCTTCGTTTCTTCGTCCAATCGTTTAATATGTCTCGCAAAGTTAGCGATGAGGAGGCACTTGGTATTGTAGATTCTGAGGTTGATGTTAAAGTAGAGGTTGATGATGAGGAGGTTTTAGATGTTCGTGAGAAGAAGCGATCTGATTGGAGTGAGTATCTCGATTGTGATTCGTCAAATGGTTGCTCAAGATTaactggagaagaagaagaagacg ATGTGAAGATTGTGACTGAGATGCCCAAAGACATGTTCAAAAGGCCAAAGCTGAACAAATACTCTAGTCCTGGTGGTTCATCATCAGTGACAGGAGgtgggaagaagagagatggtTATGGCCTTTTCAAGCCTCCCTTACCTAGACGTAGCGTCAAAAAGCCAGATTTTTGTTCAG ATGGGGTTATGATGAGGAAGGAGGACAAAGAACAGAGAAAGCTAGAGTCAGAATCAGAAAGAGTTATTAAGCCAGCTTCAAAATGGGACGCCTACTTGATCGATGGCGAAG ATGCAGTAAGGATGAGGAAGGAGGACATAGAACAGGAAAATCTAGAGTCAGAGAGAGTTACTAAGCCGGTTTCAAAATGGGACGCCTACTTGATCGATGACGAAGGAGAACACCAGGCACCACCACGATTTGGTGGAAAGAAGGGATTGAAGGATGATGATGTAGAAGAATGGGACAAAGCAGTAATGGAGATGAGTACGGAATGCCAGATAGTAGACGAGGAGGTACATCCAGATTTCATGTGA